A window of Sphaeramia orbicularis chromosome 8, fSphaOr1.1, whole genome shotgun sequence genomic DNA:
TAAGTGTAATCCCTCCTATCCCCTAGTGAATGAGCTGTGGGGAGCAGCATATTTGATGACAACACAGGATTTTGCTGTTATTGTTTCCACACAAACTGTAATGTACTGTGTCCAACTGGCTGATTTTAACACATTTGATCTGTTTGATATCTCTGTGTTTTATCTCAAACCTCTGTCCTGTGTGAGAACAACAGTAGCTATCTTCTTGTGATCTTCATAACTTCACAGGTCTCAAGTCTGATTCGGGTGCTTACAATGGAGAACTCTAACGATGACTACAGGATGCAGGTCTTTGACATGGAAACACAGATGTTGCTGAAAACAGCACTAAAAGGTCACAATCTACTTACTACTATCACAATCTACTATCTACTTGTATTTAAACAAATTCCAGTGTAATTTAAGCATTTTAAAGCACATACATCATTTTACCCATTGTTGTTGGAACAATGTCAAAACTTCTTTATTAACTCTATTAAAAGTAGCAGAGCATCCACTGTGCGAATAATGTACTTAATCTTTTTTGTATGTGTATTTGTGCCTGGCTTTTCTTTCAGATCCCAGTTCAGTAAACCTTGAGAAGGTATCCGATATCATTGTGGATCAGTCCCTGAAGGACCAGGTGTTCAGCAAAGAGGCAGGACGCATCTGTTACACAATTGTGCAGGTCTGTATTGGCAGCTAATTGTCTGTCATCATGTAACATGGTTATTGTCTGCAGTAGACCCTTGAGTTAAAGGATTTAAGAAACTTGAAGTGTAATTAACCATTGGATTTTACTGATTCTCTTTTATCAAAATCTTAATGCTGTTCCAAACTAACAGATACATCACATTCTACCAGTGTACTAGTTCCTCTGTCTGACCTGACTCTGTCCTGGTCACTTTCAGGCTGAGGCCAAGCAGAACAATGGGAATGTATTCAGGAGGAACCTGTTGAACCGGCTGCAGCAGGAGTTTAAGGACCGTGAGGAAACAAGGGAACGCTCACTCCAGGAATGGGTCTGCTACATCACGTTCATCTGTAACATCTTTGACTACCTCAAAGTAAGAGCCAGAGacactttaaaaaaacattttcgtttttGGCATTTTTCCAAGATCTGAGTTTGATGCCCAGATGTTTTAAGGCTTTTATGGCATATTAAAGAGTAGTAGAGTGAGCAATGAATTTGTCAGTGGGTGAGCAACTAAGGCAGCTTTGACAATAGCCACAATTGCCATTATGACTCtatatcagggatgtcaaactccgGCCCTCCTGCGTGTTTTAaatatttccttcttccagcacacctggttcaattaatgatcagctcatcatcaagctctgcagaagcctgataacgatgtaatggctttcaggtgtgatggaagggggaaatatcaaaaacatgcaggataccgtccctcaaggaccagagtttgacacccctgttatatatGGTTAagttttcattatgtaaaagGAAGATTATTGTCAGATGTGAGCTGTTTTAACAAAGATTAATCTAAGAGTGTAAGAGATACCAAAACTTTGTTTTATGtcataaaatgaatacaattgtCTAAAATAAAAGCAGAACTTTGTTGCATAATTGAAAACTAATTTCTGTTTTGTGAATCCAACATAGAGATGCTAGCTTTCCTAAAGTAATAAttatttaaactagaaaagcacttggagagtacagacctccaccaaggcagatcagtgcccccccgatcaccatcaaaatttaatcatttgttccttgtgccagtatcaacatttcctggaattttcatctaaatctgtccataactttttgagttatcttgcacacagacagacagataaaccaacgctggcaaaaacacagGTAATGATAAACTACCAAACTCACAGGGCTCAGTGAGTGTTAAAGAAGAGGGAAATCATTAGCTTTTGGATGCTCTGTATTTCTTAAAAATCTTACATGACTCACTTGAAGACACATAAATTCCTACTCATGATAGCTGAACAGAGAAGCTGCAGTGTCTCCTTATTTGAGGCCAAGTTAAAGAAGCAATATCACCAaataaaagactttaaaaaaaatcttccttaTTTTCCTTCAAAGAACTTAATTGTTGTGCACATTCTATCTCAGAAATGCAACCTCTTTAAAAATAAAACGTCCTCAGTTATAAGCACAGAGTAATGAAAGGTGATGAAAATTACATTTTAAGTTGGAGTGTAAAGTTTCAGTGTTTTAGAATAACATGTAATTGTCTTGAAGTATAAACTAAACTGAATTCATGTGATGTGAAGAAGTTTTATACATTTACAACTTCTTAACTTTCAGTGAGTTTTAAGGTTTGGTGCAAAAATAAATTGCTAATTAAACCATGATGTAATTGTTTAAAATGTCTCCTTATTAGTGTTGTCTTGAGGAAAGTTTAATTCTTTATCTGTGATCCAAGAGTCTAACAGGCAGTCTATGTGGATTTTCTGACAGGTGAACAACATGCCGATGGTGGCCCTGGTGCATCCTGTGTATGACTGTCTGATGAGGCTCGCCCAACCAGACGCTCTGATGAACGAGGAGGAGGT
This region includes:
- the mif4gdb gene encoding MIF4G domain-containing protein B, producing MENSNDDYRMQVFDMETQMLLKTALKDPSSVNLEKVSDIIVDQSLKDQVFSKEAGRICYTIVQAEAKQNNGNVFRRNLLNRLQQEFKDREETRERSLQEWVCYITFICNIFDYLKVNNMPMVALVHPVYDCLMRLAQPDALMNEEEVDCLVVQLHRIGEQLEKVNNQRMDELFFLLRDGFLLQEGLTSMARLLLLEILEFRAGGWLLSSTAHKYYYSEIAD